TCTCACCTTCGACGGGTTCAATGAACTGGACAGCTTCATCGCCTCGGCTCTGCTTAACCGGGTCAAAGGAGGTGGCTGGAAGGCCCATATCGTCACCCCGACCGAAACCGTGACCTCTATGAATGGCGCTGTCGTCACAGGACAAAAGCCGCTTTCTTTTGCCAATGATGCCGATGTTGTCCTGTTCGGCAGCGGCATGAAGACGCGCAGCCTCATTGACGATGCCGACCTGATGGGACAGTTGGACCTGGACCCGCGGCGCCAGTTGATCGGCTCCCAATGCTCCGGAGCGCTCTGGCTGCATCGCCTGGGCCTGTGGGACGGGCCGATTGTCACTGACACCATGACCCGCCCCTTGCTGGAAGAACTTGGTTGCCCGGTGGCGGACAGCCCCTTCATTGCACAGGATACAGTTGCCGCCGCCGGCGGCTGTCTAGCCTCCCATTATCTGGCGGCCTGGGTCATCGCCCGACTTCGTGGCTGGGAAGAGGCCGAGGCCATCGTCCATTACGTCGCCCCCGTCGGCCAGAAGGACGACTGGGTCGCACGTGCCAAGGCGACCCTCGCTCCGTTCGTCTAGATATGGTTCAGACCGTTAAGCACGCGCAATTTGCTCCAGGCCTCGTCGGAATTAACGTAACAGCCTTTCAGCTTGCGCCGCCCGCTGTTGGGGTCGAACGCCGCCCTGCCATGCAGGACCCGGCGATTATGGAAGGCCATCACATCGCCAGCATCCAACCGGAACCGGATTTCAAAGGCCGGATCGCGCAGCACGGCGGTAAAGGCGCGCAGCGCCGCATAGACCGCCTCCATCCGCTCATAAGGCACATCCAGCGGATCGGTCAGCGCCACATGGTATCGTACCTCCTGATACTCCCCGTCCGGGCCCAGGCGGATTGTCGGCGTCTTCCAGCGTAGATCGTAATCCTTGTCTACAAAACGGAACGGCAGGGCCGTTTCTGTCAGCAGCCTCCAGGATGCCGGATCGCGCCGCCGCAACTCTTCTGCCACCGCGAAACCATCCACCAGCAGGCTTTCACCGCCCGAGGCCTCGTTCACAATGCAATGCAGGAATTGAAATCCCGGCGGCTGTTCGAGGTCGCAGAGGTCCGTATGCGCCTTCAGTTCCAGTGCGGTATAGGCCACATTGTTGGGATCGGGCTTGGATTCAACCGAGAAGTCCACGCCGTAATTTGTCCGCCGTAGGAAATCCACACGTTCCGCCAGCCTTTCAACCATGCCCTCTTCGCAGGTCAGGTTCTTCACGATTACAAAGCCCAGTTCCGCCTGCAGCTCCAGAAAGCGGCGCAACCCCTCTTCCGTTTCCAGAATATCGACAGCCTCAATTGTCGGCATGTCCTCCAGTATATCGAGCCCCCAAAACCGTGTAGTTGCATCCTTGCGACAAGCACCGGAATAGGCATGATCCTGCAACCAGGCCGCCTCAAAAATGGATTCATGCCCGTCGGGCCAGCACAAGCGCAGCGCACCTGCCTGTATCTCCATCTCCAAGGGCTGAATATCTGGATCGATGGCATAGGTATCCAGCGTTCGCTCCCACGTCTGCGGGTGCAGACAGGCCGGGCAGCGGCAATTGTCCCGCAGCCAGAAGTAATGGAAGTCACTGTTGGAGCCATCCCCCCAGTCAATCCGCAGGTCCCGCTCTCTTTCCATCAAACAGGAAATCGCTGTCGCCTTCATCGCTTTACACCTCGCCGAAGCCTATATCCCTTTCCCGACAGATACGCCTATCTCGGCCGTGATAAAATTGAGGAAAATTCACCGGTTGGTTAGTCCTTCTCGCCAAAAGACTTTGCCTGAGAACCGATGGTGACAAACAAGACGGGCGGCGTTATATCATCCCCATCATGGAAAAATTCAAATACACGCAGGGGTCCATTCCCCTTTTAATTTCCGTTCCCCATTCGGGCGTTCACATCCCTTCCGACATTGCGGCGCGCATGACGCCGCAGGCGCTGACCACGCCAGACACGGACTGGCATGTGGACAAGCTTTACGATTTCGCCGAAGGGCTGGGCGCACATATACTCGTCGCCACCCATTCGCGTTTCGTGGTGGACCTGAACCGCCCGGCAACGGATGAAAACCTGTATCCGGGCCAGAACACCACCGGCCTATGCCCCGTCGATACCTTCGATGAAGAACCGGTCTACAAGTCGGATGACGATCAGCCCGATGCAGAGGAAACCGCACGGCGCGTGGAAAGCTATTGGCGGCCCTATCATGACAAGCTGGCCGAAACGCTGGCAACCATTAAGGCACAGTTTGGCTATGCCCTGCTTTGGGATGCGCATTCGATCCGCTCAGAGGTGCCGCGCTTTTTCGAAGGTCGCCTGCCCGATCTGAATCTGGGTACCGCCAACGGCAAAAGCTGTGCGCCGCAACTGGCCCAGGCCCTGCAAGACGTCGCCGAACGGGCCGACGGCTATACCGCCGCGCTGAACGGGCGTTTCAAGGGCGGTTACATCACCCGCGCCTACGGCAAGCCGGACGACAATATCCACGCAGTGCAGCTGGAACAGTCGCAGATCACCTATATGGATGAGGAACCGCCCTTCGGTTATCGCCCTGATCTCGCCGATCAGGTCAAACCGGTGCTGCAGCAGTTGATTGAGGCAACCGCCGCCTTTAAACCGTAACGGATAGACATTATCTGTGCGGGACCGCTTCGGTTCGGCAGGTTTACAAGGGGTGGATGATCATGGATGGGTTATTGATGCTGGCGGTTGACCCGGCTGCCTGGGTGGCGCTTGTGACATTGATCGTCATGGAAGTGGTCCTTGGCATCGACAATCTGATCTTTATCTCCATCCTGACCAACCGCCTGCCCGCCGCTCAACAGGTTCCGGCCCGTCGGCTCGGCATCGGTCTGGCGTTGATCCTGCGTCTTGGCCTGCTCAGCATCATCGCCTGGATTGTTCAGCTTACCACTCCGGTCTTTGTCCTCTTCGATCATGGGTTTTCCTGGCGCGATCTGATTTTGATGGCGGGCGGACTGTTCCTTGTCTGGAAGGCAACAACAGAGATCCATCATAATGTGGACCCAACGCCGGAAGAGAAAAAAAGCACCTCGAAAGGGCTGGGCTTTGGTGCCGCGATCATTCAGATTCTTCTTCTGGACCTTGTCTTCTCACTGGACAGCATCATCACCGCCGTCGGCATGACACCCCATGTACCGATCATGGTGGTCGCAGTGATCGTGGCGGTCAGCGCCATGCTTCTGGCAGCCACACCTCTGTCCAATTTCATTGCCCGCAACCCGACTATTGTCATGCTGGCGCTGGGCTTTCTGCTGATGATCGGCATGACATTGATTGCCGAGGCCTTCGGCGTTCATGTGCCCAAGGGTTATATGTATGCGGCCATGGCCTTCTCCGCGCTTGTGGAAGGTCTCAATATGCTGGCGCGCCGCGCACGGGCCGGACGTTGAACGGGACTGAACCGTCCGAATGAATGTAACAGCAACGGCCACCATCAGAGGTTTTTCTTAACATTCCGGGCCATCGCCTTTATGTTGAACGTGAGGGGCTTTGAACAGACAGGTATGTTTTGACCGAACTGAATGTTGAGAGCTGGGACCAGCGGCTGCAAAAGCTTTACCTTTACTGGCGCTCTATTCATCGCGAGGATGGACGCCTGCCCCGTCGGCAGGAATTCGATCCCTTGGCGATATTCGACATTCTGCCCTATATCTGGATGGTCGATATTCACCGCAATCCGCTGCGCTTCAAATTCCGCCTGATGGGAACGGAAAACGTCAATGCCATGGGCTGGGATGTGACCGGTAAATGGATAGACGAAGCCTATCCCTCCTTCCATGAAGGCGTGGAAGGCTATGCTGACTATGTTTCATTAGCCAAGGAAAAACTGCCCAGCTACCGCAAGGGCCCTGCGCATTATCATGTGCCGGAATATAAGCATATCGAACGGATCATGTTGCCTATGGTCGATGACGACGACCGTTGTAACCTGATCGTCGCCGCCACCGTCTATCGCTGATCCGGCAACATCCTATCGTACAACGTGACCGGCGTGAACAACCCCTGCGCAGGGGTTATGGCCGAAGCGATAGGCGAGTTCCGCCGGTTCTTCCACATCCCAAAGCACAAAATCCGCCTGCTTGCCGACTGTCAGCGTACCCACATGGTCGCCCAGGCCCAGGGCTTTGGCACCGTTCCGGGTGATCCCGGCCAGTGCGTCTTCCGGCGTCATGCGGAAGAGTGTGCAGGCCATGTTCAGCATCAACAGCAGGCTGGTAACCGGCGAGGAACCGGGATTGCTGTCGGTGGCAAGCGCGATATCCACGCCGTGCTCGCGGAAAGCCTCCATCGGCGGGAACTTGGTTTCGCGCAGGAAGTAGAAAGCCCCCGGCAGCAGGACGGCCACCGTGCCAGCCTTGCCCATTGCCTTTGCGGCATCTTCGTTGGTGTATTCCAGATGATCGGCCGACAGCGCGTGATATTTGGCAGCGAGGCCCGCGCCATTCAGGTCGGAAAGCTGGTCTGCATGCAGTTTGACAGGGATGCCATAGCGGGCAGCCGCCTGGAACAGCTTTTCCGTCTGTTCCGGTGAGAAGGCAATCCCCTCGCAGAAGGCATCCACCGCATCGGCCAGCCCCTCCTCCGCCGCCGCAGGCAGCATCTCGGAACAGACCAGATCGATATAGTCGTCCGCACGATCCTTATATTCCGGCGGCAGGGCATGCGCACCAAGGAAGGTCGTCTTGACCGTCACGGCATGCTGTTCACCCAAACGCCGCGCCACGCGCAACATCTTCAACTCGGTTTCGGTATCCAGCCCGTAGCCGGATTTGATCTCAACCGTCGTCACGCCCTCACTCAGCAATTGCTCCAGACGGATGGAGGCACTCTCCAACAACTCTTCTTCCAAGGCCGCGCGGGTCGCTTTCACCGTGGAGATGATACCACCGCCCGCCTTGGCGATTTCCTCGTAAGACGCCCCCTCCAGACGCAGTTCAAACTCCCGCGCGCGATTACCGCCATAGACCAGATGGGTGTGACAATCCACCAGGCCCGGCGTGATCCAGCGCCCGCGAGCATCACGCACATGGGTAGCCAGGGTTTCCGGCTTGCCCGGCAGGTGTTTCATCCGCCCGACCCAGGCGATCCGGTCGCCTTCGACGGCAATCGCCCCATCACGGATCGCGCCATAGGGCTGACGCCCCGGCTCTTCCGGGTCCATGGTGGCGATATGCGCGTTGGTCCAAAGCGTGTCCCACATCTGACTTACTCCAATCTGATCCTGACGGCGGAATCTAACTTGTATATACAAGCTAGATTAGTCATACTGGCCGGGAAATTCAAAGGGTAATCCTGCCTGGAAGATGTTATTTTTCCGGCGGGCAGTGTAACAGGAATCAAAGCGCCATGACCAATCGCCTTTACGCCAAAACCGCCCTCCTTGCCGATGGCTGGGCCCGGGATGTATTGCTGGAATGGGATGCACGGGGCAGGCTTACCAATGTCTCGAAAAACACTGCCGCTGACGATCTTGCCAATGTCGATCAGGCCACAGGGCCGGTCATTCCCGGCATGAGCAACCTGCATTCCCATGCCTTCCAACGCGCCATGGCGGGCCTGGCGGAACGGATGGGCGACCCCCGCGACAGTTTCTGGACCTGGCGCGAAGTCATGTATTCCTTCCTGGCGCGGATCACCCCCGATGATGCCCACGCCATTGCGGCACAGCTTTACATGGAATGCCTGAAACGCGGCTATACGGCGATTGGCGAATTTCATTACCTGCACCACGCCCCGGGCGGCGCGCATTACGACGACATCGCGGAAATGTCGAAACAGGTTGTGGGCGCTGCGACGGAAATCGGGCTGGGCATCACCCATCTGCCAGTGCTTTATGCCTTTGGCGGTTTCGGTGAGCAGCCGCTGGGTGAGGCGCAGCAACGCTTTAAGAACGATGCGGACGGTATCCTCGAAATCATTCAGGCCACCAGCCGCGCCTTTGCCGACAATCCCGACGTGCGGGTTGGTCTGGCGCCGCACAGCCTGCGGGCGGTGAACAAGGCCATGCTGGTCAAGGCCGTTAGCGGCCTGCATGGCATGACGGACGATGCGCCGGTCCATATCCACATTGCCGAACAGATCAAGGAAGTGGACGACTGCATCACCTGGTCCGGCAGCCGCCCGGTGGACTGGCTTTACGATCATATGGATGTGGATGCGCGCTGGTGCCTCATCCATGCAACCCATCTGACAGACGGTGAATGCGACCGGATTGCTGCCTCCAAGGCCGTTGCGGGCATCTGCCCGACCACCGAAGGCAATCTGGGCGATGGCCTGTTCCCCATGCTGCGCTTTCGGGAAAAACAAGGTGTCTGGGGCGTTGGCTCCGACAGCCATGTCAGCCAATGCCCGGTGGAAGAGCTGCGCTTGCTGGAATATGGACAACGCCTGTTACACCGGCGCCGCAACCTGATCGCCAGTGAGGAGCGCGCCTCAGTGGGAGCGACCCTTTGGGGCGAAGCCGCCCTGGGCGGGGCACAGGCCCTGGGCCGCGAGGCGGGCGAACTGGCCGTCGGCAAGCGGGCCGATCTGGTCGTTCTAAACGGCGACCATGTAAACCTGGCAGGCCGTGAGGGCGACACCATCCTTGACGCCCTGGTCTTTGCCGGAAATGAATGCCTGGTTCGTGACGTTATGGTCGGCGGAAACTGGCGCATCCGGGCGGGACATCACACCCAGGAGGATGCTATCCGCGATCGCTATAAATCAACTTTGGCAAAGCTGCTGGCTGAATGACAGATACACGCACCATCGACATCCGCCCCACCCGTGAGGCCGACCTGGCCCCACTGCGCGCCCTGATCGTGGAGACATGGCACGCAACCTATGACGCGACCATGGGCGCGGACCGCGTCACGGCAATCACCAACGATTGGCATAGTCTTGAGCGATTGACCCGTGAGATTGAGCACCCGAAAGCCATCAGCCTGATTGCCACTGAGGGCGACAGGCTCCTTGGGCATGTTCTGCTTACAAACCTGGGCCAACAGGACGTGCAACTCGCCCGGCTTTACGTCAACCCAACCGCACAACACGGCGGAATCGGCACCAGCCTGCTTAACGCCACGTTGAACCAGACTGATGGGGCAACATCGATGTCACTGGAAGTAGAAGAAGCCAATAGCAAGGCCCGAGACTTTTATGCCAAGCATGGTTTCAAGCAGATCGAACGCCACTCCAATTGCGGTGATCAGGACGGAATCCCGACGTTGATCCTCAGGAAATTTCTTTCGCTTTAGCCCTCGCCTTCCATCGGCGGGACCAGAAGCTGTGGGTCGATGCGTTTGTTGAACCAGTTGATGCGCCAATCCAGATGCGGGCCGGTTGCACGCCCCGTGGCACCGACGGTACCGATCGGCTCCCCTTTCTTCACGAACTGACCTTCCTTCACCAGGATCGACTTCATATGCAGGAAGCCGGACTGAACCCCATGCCCGTGGTCCAGCAGCAATGTGCCACCGGAAAAATACATGTCCGGATAGGCGAGCGAGACGATACCCGACGCGGGCGCGATCACCGTTGATCCCTCCGGTGCGGCGATATCGACACCGTAATGAGGCTGGCGCGGCTGGCCGTTCAGGATACGCTGACTGCCATAGACGCCGGAAATCGGCCCATGTGCAGGCCAGATGAAGCCCTCGGCAAACCAGGTTTCCGGCGTATCGCGGTCGCGCGCCTTGCGCACCAATGCACCTTCCTTGTGGATACGGTCGAGGACCTCTTTCGGCGGTGTCACCTTTTTCTGGTCCAGGCCGTCGATCCGTTGAATTTTGAAGTCACGGTCCTTGATATGCAGGACACGCTTTTCCGTCTGACCATCCGGGTAGGTCACCGTCAGCGCCATTTCCGCCGGATCATCCCGGTGAAAGCCGATAACGAAAACCCCATCTTCGGAGACCAGCACATCACGTCCGGCGAAATGCACCTTGCTTCCCGGTTCGATATGACCGACCGCCAAACCGCCCTGGGCGATCGGGCCATCAAGTGTAAACCGGCTTTCCGCCGCCCGGACCGGCATCGACAGGATGGCCGTGAGGAATGCAAAGATCAGCAGCCAGTTTTTCACAACAGTTCCCCTTGTCGGTCGTCGGATTTAGGTTTCGGTTTCTTTGCCTCCGCCTTTTTAGGCTCGGCCTGCTTCTTCTCGGGGCGTTTCGGTTGCGGCTGGCGCTTGGCTGTTACGGCGGAGGCAAAGCTTTCCACGCCGACCATCGCATCCACATCGCCATCCTGGAATTTGATACTGATGGAATCGCCATATTCCAGGGCTTCGGCCTTGCTGACCAACTTGCCTTCGTCATCCTGAACCACGGCATAGCCACGGCTCAACACACTGCGATAGGACAGGTTTTCCAATCGGAAGCCCATTTGCTCCAGCCGGTCAGTACGATCCTGCAGCAGACGTGTGCCCGCCGCCTCCAACCGTTCGCCCAGACGGGAATGCTCATATCGCGCTTCTGATCGCTGTCGGCTCTGGTTCAACGCAAGGCCAAGACGATCCGCCAGACCGGCCAACCGTTCTGCCTTGAAATCCAGCACCTCACGCGGGCTGCGCAGGCGGGACCCGGCCAAGGCCAGACGCTGACTGCGTTCTTTGAAACCGC
The Aestuariispira ectoiniformans genome window above contains:
- the hutG gene encoding N-formylglutamate deformylase — encoded protein: MEKFKYTQGSIPLLISVPHSGVHIPSDIAARMTPQALTTPDTDWHVDKLYDFAEGLGAHILVATHSRFVVDLNRPATDENLYPGQNTTGLCPVDTFDEEPVYKSDDDQPDAEETARRVESYWRPYHDKLAETLATIKAQFGYALLWDAHSIRSEVPRFFEGRLPDLNLGTANGKSCAPQLAQALQDVAERADGYTAALNGRFKGGYITRAYGKPDDNIHAVQLEQSQITYMDEEPPFGYRPDLADQVKPVLQQLIEATAAFKP
- the hutI gene encoding imidazolonepropionase, producing the protein MWDTLWTNAHIATMDPEEPGRQPYGAIRDGAIAVEGDRIAWVGRMKHLPGKPETLATHVRDARGRWITPGLVDCHTHLVYGGNRAREFELRLEGASYEEIAKAGGGIISTVKATRAALEEELLESASIRLEQLLSEGVTTVEIKSGYGLDTETELKMLRVARRLGEQHAVTVKTTFLGAHALPPEYKDRADDYIDLVCSEMLPAAAEEGLADAVDAFCEGIAFSPEQTEKLFQAAARYGIPVKLHADQLSDLNGAGLAAKYHALSADHLEYTNEDAAKAMGKAGTVAVLLPGAFYFLRETKFPPMEAFREHGVDIALATDSNPGSSPVTSLLLMLNMACTLFRMTPEDALAGITRNGAKALGLGDHVGTLTVGKQADFVLWDVEEPAELAYRFGHNPCAGVVHAGHVVR
- a CDS encoding TauD/TfdA family dioxygenase, encoding MKATAISCLMERERDLRIDWGDGSNSDFHYFWLRDNCRCPACLHPQTWERTLDTYAIDPDIQPLEMEIQAGALRLCWPDGHESIFEAAWLQDHAYSGACRKDATTRFWGLDILEDMPTIEAVDILETEEGLRRFLELQAELGFVIVKNLTCEEGMVERLAERVDFLRRTNYGVDFSVESKPDPNNVAYTALELKAHTDLCDLEQPPGFQFLHCIVNEASGGESLLVDGFAVAEELRRRDPASWRLLTETALPFRFVDKDYDLRWKTPTIRLGPDGEYQEVRYHVALTDPLDVPYERMEAVYAALRAFTAVLRDPAFEIRFRLDAGDVMAFHNRRVLHGRAAFDPNSGRRKLKGCYVNSDEAWSKLRVLNGLNHI
- a CDS encoding formimidoylglutamate deiminase is translated as MTNRLYAKTALLADGWARDVLLEWDARGRLTNVSKNTAADDLANVDQATGPVIPGMSNLHSHAFQRAMAGLAERMGDPRDSFWTWREVMYSFLARITPDDAHAIAAQLYMECLKRGYTAIGEFHYLHHAPGGAHYDDIAEMSKQVVGAATEIGLGITHLPVLYAFGGFGEQPLGEAQQRFKNDADGILEIIQATSRAFADNPDVRVGLAPHSLRAVNKAMLVKAVSGLHGMTDDAPVHIHIAEQIKEVDDCITWSGSRPVDWLYDHMDVDARWCLIHATHLTDGECDRIAASKAVAGICPTTEGNLGDGLFPMLRFREKQGVWGVGSDSHVSQCPVEELRLLEYGQRLLHRRRNLIASEERASVGATLWGEAALGGAQALGREAGELAVGKRADLVVLNGDHVNLAGREGDTILDALVFAGNECLVRDVMVGGNWRIRAGHHTQEDAIRDRYKSTLAKLLAE
- a CDS encoding M23 family metallopeptidase translates to MKNWLLIFAFLTAILSMPVRAAESRFTLDGPIAQGGLAVGHIEPGSKVHFAGRDVLVSEDGVFVIGFHRDDPAEMALTVTYPDGQTEKRVLHIKDRDFKIQRIDGLDQKKVTPPKEVLDRIHKEGALVRKARDRDTPETWFAEGFIWPAHGPISGVYGSQRILNGQPRQPHYGVDIAAPEGSTVIAPASGIVSLAYPDMYFSGGTLLLDHGHGVQSGFLHMKSILVKEGQFVKKGEPIGTVGATGRATGPHLDWRINWFNKRIDPQLLVPPMEGEG
- a CDS encoding GNAT family N-acetyltransferase encodes the protein MTDTRTIDIRPTREADLAPLRALIVETWHATYDATMGADRVTAITNDWHSLERLTREIEHPKAISLIATEGDRLLGHVLLTNLGQQDVQLARLYVNPTAQHGGIGTSLLNATLNQTDGATSMSLEVEEANSKARDFYAKHGFKQIERHSNCGDQDGIPTLILRKFLSL
- a CDS encoding PAS domain-containing protein, with translation MTELNVESWDQRLQKLYLYWRSIHREDGRLPRRQEFDPLAIFDILPYIWMVDIHRNPLRFKFRLMGTENVNAMGWDVTGKWIDEAYPSFHEGVEGYADYVSLAKEKLPSYRKGPAHYHVPEYKHIERIMLPMVDDDDRCNLIVAATVYR
- a CDS encoding AraC family transcriptional regulator — encoded protein: MTDIAILTFDGFNELDSFIASALLNRVKGGGWKAHIVTPTETVTSMNGAVVTGQKPLSFANDADVVLFGSGMKTRSLIDDADLMGQLDLDPRRQLIGSQCSGALWLHRLGLWDGPIVTDTMTRPLLEELGCPVADSPFIAQDTVAAAGGCLASHYLAAWVIARLRGWEEAEAIVHYVAPVGQKDDWVARAKATLAPFV
- a CDS encoding TerC family protein, which produces MDGLLMLAVDPAAWVALVTLIVMEVVLGIDNLIFISILTNRLPAAQQVPARRLGIGLALILRLGLLSIIAWIVQLTTPVFVLFDHGFSWRDLILMAGGLFLVWKATTEIHHNVDPTPEEKKSTSKGLGFGAAIIQILLLDLVFSLDSIITAVGMTPHVPIMVVAVIVAVSAMLLAATPLSNFIARNPTIVMLALGFLLMIGMTLIAEAFGVHVPKGYMYAAMAFSALVEGLNMLARRARAGR